The sequence below is a genomic window from Bos taurus isolate L1 Dominette 01449 registration number 42190680 breed Hereford chromosome 7, ARS-UCD2.0, whole genome shotgun sequence.
TCTTGTGTAGCCAGCGTCCCCAAGTTGCTATGACAACTGCGGGGCGCTCTGGGAGCCCCTGGATAGAGCTGGGGGCCTGGAGGCCCGCCCAGGGCACGCCCCCTCATGGCCTCTCTCCATTGGTCAGTcccccgcggccccgcccccaAGTCGCTATAAGGCGGGCGGGGCAGCCTGGGGGCGGAGACTGGAGTCCGAGTCTAGGGTCTGTGGCTGAACCTGGGGGCTGAAGCTGAACGCGCCCAGGTGAGTGCCGCGCGGGCGGCATCCAGGACGGCCCAGTAGATCCCCGGGGACCCCAGTGAGTGGGTGGACGGGCTAGCGTCCAGCGGCTTGGTAGGAGGTGGGGTGTGATAGGCCGCAGCAGGTGGCTGAGACCCTTGTCCCAGTTGGCAAAAGCTCAGGACCCTGTTGGGCGAGGACTAGGGCTCTGAGGATGCAGGGGTGGGGACAGGGGGAGAACTGCAGGCGGGGAGTCTTAGGTCGAACTCTCTCTCTGAGTCTActtagctgagtgaccttgggcccAGCATGGATCTgttgtgtgcctcagtttccctatgtGTCAGACTGGACTGTGAGTTTACTGGTATTCTGTGGCTCCCACTCCACCTGCATCCCGGCGGGGGGCAGCTTGCAcgattccatccctgggctgggggtaACAGAGATCTCCTTCACTTTGCAGAGGAGAAACCAGCCCACACAGGTGAAGgcatttgcccaaagtcacacaacagTTAATGGCAGGAAGGACTCGATCTTAGGTGTCTCTCCCCACAGAGTCCATGCTTTGAATCACTAACATGCCCCCATCCTGCCAGAGGTtttctgaagtgaaagtgttagtcgctcagtcgtgtccgactctttgcaaccccatggactacagcccgccaggctcctctgtccatggaattctccaggcaagaatgctggagtgggtagccattcccttctccaggggatcttcccaacccagcaggtctcccgaattgtgggtagattctctaccatttgagtcacctgggaagtacgcacctactgtgtgcagtgCCCCGTGCATGCATTGTCCCTGCCCAGGATGCTCTGAGGTAGGTATCATCATTTTCGCATCTtgtagatgaggaagctgagacccCAAGAGGAGATGAGACTTGCCTGGGTCACCGAGCCCAGCCGGACAGAACCCAGGGCCTGGGCGGGAGCTGGGAGGGCTGGCATGCAAGGGCCTGTCACTCTGTCCTGCCCCCCAGGGTGAACCTGTTTGCAGTAGGCATGTCAGAAGACGAGGCGGCTCAGGCCCCCGGACCCAGCTTGTGGGAGCAGGATCAGCAGGTGAGGGGCTGTGTCTCCCACGGAGCTCAGCTCAGGAGAGGGTAGGGGGACAGCCCCTCAGGGGACAGTTTCAGACTGGGTCACCCTCCTCGCTTTGAGCACCTTGCTCTGAGGGCATTTTGGACCATAGCTGGGGGAGGGCCATTCTACCCATTTCCCAGAGGGGCAAAGTGAGGCCCAGGGAAGAGAGTCTCTCCAGACACTCCCAGCCAGCTTACCTGGCCTCTGCTcaactctctccctctctctgcctgtACCTCTCTGTTTCTGTGTCCACCATCATGGCACTCTcaacaaaacaataacaacaatactAGCATCAATCACAGCATACAGTCTGCATCATTCACTGCTCCAAGCGCTTCATGTACAATGAGTCCTTGAATCCCCTTCACAGCCCTAGAAGCCCCTTTCACAGataaggagactgaggcacagagcagttCACATAGTTGCCCAAGTCCATACAGCTCGAAAGCGTTGGAACCAGAACTGAACtcagatggtccagtggctatgccctttgtgtgtgtgtgtgtgtgtgtgtgtgtgcatgcgcgtgcGCGCACGCATGCACatatgtgttcagttgtgtccaactttttgtgacaccatggactatagccttccaggcttctggAGCAGACCAGTTCCTTCAGAACTAGCCCTGCTGTGTGTCTGCTGTTCGGAACTAGAGCCCTAAACCCCTGCATGAGGGTCTCCATTGTCTGTAGGCAGCTGCACTCAATACACTTCCTCTCCCCCTCATCCTGGCCCAGAGAGGATGAGCGGGCTCTCCAGCTGGTGGCTgagccccccacctccacctgggACCCCTCTGATGCCACCCTTTCCTGCAGAGCGTGGTGCAGCGCGTGGCTGCCCTTCCCCTGATCAGGGCCACGTGCAGCGCAGTCTCTGAGGCTTACAGCGCCGCCAAGGACAGACACCCGCTGCTGGGCTCCGCCTGCCGCCTGGCTGAGCACTGCGTGTGTGACCTGACCACCCGAGCCCTGGACCATGCCCAGCCACTGCTCAGCCACCTGCAGCCCCAGCGTGAGTTTCCCCGGCTAGCGTCCTGAGTCCTCTGCTTTTCCCACTGCCCTGCCCTCTCAGGCTCCACTACAAGGAGCCCCCTGAGTTGAATGTGCCTCTGCAGTCCTTTTATCTTTTTGCCCATGCCCCTCATcatgtgaggtcttagttccctgaccagggatcagacttgcaccccctgcaatggagggatagagtcttaaccactggacttgcCCAGGAAAGTCCTGCAGCACAGTATTGCCTAAACTGTGTGCCTTTCGTCTGCCTGCCTGTCTGTCCCCACCCACCTGCGTCACCCTCTCTGGGTCGTTTTGCCTGCGCCATCTTCCCCTGTTTGTTTCCCATCTTCCCCTCTGTTCCCCTCTTATTTGTCCCTCTGTGGTTTGATCACCTGCCCACCTGCCCTTAGCTGTTTCTGTGTCTGCCCCTTTGGTTCCCATGTGTCTGTCTCACTGTCCTCCTCCCTTTGACTAGCCTGATGTGCCTTGGGTCCCTCTGCCTGTCCTGTCTCCCTCCCCTGTCTGCCCCTCTGTCCCGGCCCCCACCCATCCTGAGCCTGTAACCAGCTCAGGGGTCCAACCCAGGGGTGTGGTGGTGGGCAGAGAGACCCCTGGTCTTACATCTGACTGAGGAAAGGGATCACCTGAGGGTCCCAGCCCGGggcctccctctcccttcttctCAGCTGGTTTGTGTGATCTTGAACCTACTTGCTGAGGTGTCTGAGCTGGACATGGGTGAGGAGTCACTTTGGTGCTGGCAGCACTGATGGGAGAGCAGAAGCGGGAAGGGCAGAGAGGCAGGGTCCCGCCTGGTGGCCCACCCACAGCCTCAGGGCCCCCAGCCCCTTGCAGGGGACCAGCCAGGTGACCTCTCCCTATTTCTTtccccctgtgtgtgtgtctctctcttttttcctgtctCTCCCTCCAGCATCCCCTCCCTCCATGACTCTCTGTGTGTCCCTAGTTCCCTTGACATCTTCCGGATTCTCActccctgcctctctgtctccAGTGGCCACAGTGAATGATCTTGCCTGCAGGGGCCTGGACAAGCTGGAAGAGAAACTGCCCTTTCTCCAGCAACCTTCGGAGACGGTAACCCCCCCCAGCACTGCCAGATCATGTGGGAACCTATGTGGGGGCGGTGGAGGTGGGAGTGAGAAATGCAGCCTCCTCCCAGACCCGACTTCGATACCTGGGCCAGGACCCAGTCAAGCTTCAGTCAATTTGAGACACCACCAGCCAGATGAAAATTAGATGTCAATTAGAGACccatgtttactgagcacttaataTGTGCCAGCTGGTGCTAAGCCTCCCTTCAATAACCCCATGAGGGACAGACctgattttctcccattttataaaaggggtgggacttccctggtggcccagtggttaagacttctccttccaatgcagggggtgtgggttcgatcctggatTGGGGAcctgagatcctacatgcctcctGACCAAAAAAGCAAACCATAAACAGAAGCAGTACTAtataacacattcaataaagactttaaaaatggtccacattaaaaaaaaaagaaaagaaaaatcttaaagggGGGGGGAAATAGTGGCCCAGAGCCAGGCAAGGGCCAGGGGTCCTTGCCTCACAGCCCGCTGGAGCTGGGGGCAAGGGAAGGGAGACCAAGGCTGACAGCACTTGGAGCTCGGCCCCTCCTGCCAGGTGGTGACCTCGGCCAAGGGTGTGGTGGCCAGCGGCGTGACAGGCATGGTGGGCCTGGCCCGGCAGGGCCGCCGCTGGAGTGTGGAGCTGAAGCGATCTGTGAGCCATGCCATGGATGTCGTGCTGGAAAAGTCAGAGGAGCTGGTGGACCACTTCCTGCCCATGACTGAGGAGGAGCTCGGTAAGGCCAGCAGCCTCCCCATTCGCCCCTGAATCCTCCTGCCCAGGGCCCACCTCTAGAGGCTACAGATCAGAGAGGTCCCAGACtcacccaaggccacacagcacaTCAGCAGGGAACACAGGGTTCCAGTCCACTTCCATGGCTCCTGGCCCACATCCTAGTAGAAATCTGACTGCCCAGACCCTCAAGAGTGTACTGGACTTGCAGACTGGAGGGCCACAGTCTCAAACTGGTGACCCTCCAGACCGTGGCGCTCCATATTGCAGTATTTGCCCTGTGCAGTGCCTTTAAAATGGTTTAATTCatcacattcatttaaaaatcaggtttctagggacttcccctggtggtccagtggttaagaatctgccttgcaatgcaggggacgcaggtttgatccctggtcagggactaagatcccacacgcctcagggcaactgagcccacatgatgcaactaagacccaaggcagccaaataaataaatgtacataaaaattaaaatcatattttggGGATTTCcccaatggtccagtggttaagactctgccttccaatgcagggggctcggattcgatccctggtcagggagatgagatcccacatgctgtatgctatgacaaaaaataaaaatcagatttttgcCCTACAAAACCTGATTTCTGGTATGccttggtgggggggggggaaactTGGGTTGAATAGCGTCCTCCCCTTTACATGGTTTCCTTAAACCCCACCATTCTTCAAGATTCTACATCTTGTCTTCTGGCCCTGGACACAATCTGACTTCTCAGGCCTGCTTCATAGCGCTAGAGGTACATGGAGCTGTGCTCCCTCCTTGGCAGAAAGGCTGTGAAgcgttatttttaaagtttactttattttttggccatggggTGCAGCATacgggatcctagttccccaataGGGATTGAACGTCCCTGCAATAGAAGCGCgggatcttaaccactgaaccaccgagGAAGTCCCTTTGAGGCATTTTTGAAGCACCTATTGTGTGCCACGCACTCGTAATCAATTCTTTAATGTTATTAgctccatttacagatgaggaaaaccgAGGTAAAGAGACGTGGTATTCGAGTAGACTAATTCTGGTTGCCTCTGTTCGAATCCCAGGTCAGCCTCTTATACTCTGTGGGACTTCACCTCTCTGTACCTTGGTTTTCCTCGTCTGTAAATAGAACTACTAATCTTGTCTACATCGTAGGGTTTGGGGATGGTCAAATGAGTTGATATTGTAGAAGGGAACTATAAATTTGGGagtacccacccccacccccgtgtCCTGGCCTGCTAATCCACCCAGGAGCAGAGGGCGTGGCCACCGTGACTCCCTTCCCTCTTCTGTCCTCCAGCGGCGCTGGCGGCGGAGGCTGAGGGCCCGGAAGTGGGCTCGGTGGAAGAGCAGCGGAAACATCAGGGTTACTTCGTGCGCCTGGGTTCCCTGTCCACGCGGCTCCGCCACCTGGCCTATGAGCACtctctggggaaactgaggcagaagaaacaCCATGCCCAGGACATGCTGGCCCagctgcaggagaccctggagctggtgagagctctcttcccCACCCTGTGATGCAGGCCAGCACGCGTGGACTGAGTGCCAGCCGAGTCTTGTGCTAGTCTGAAGGTGGAGGTGGAAGCGTGTATGtgcagggctggggcagaggaGGGACCCGGGGCTGGAGGCAGTCGGTGGGGCTCAAGGCTCAGCCTGGAGAGGCTTGGAGGGGCTTTGTGGAGGAGGGGAAGTAGGACCTGGAATTTACAGGTGGTTAAGGTAgaccattactttgccaacaaaggtccgtctagtcaaggctatggtttttccagtggtcatgtatggatatgagttggactgtgaagaaagctgagcgccgaagaattgatgcttttgaactgtggtgttggagaagactcttgagagtcccttggactgcaaggagatccaaccagtccattctaaaggagatcagccctgggatttctttggaaggaatgatgctgaagctgaaactccagtactttggccacctcatatgaagagttgactcattggaaaagactctgatgctgcgagggattgggggcaggaggagaaggggacgacagaggatgagatggctggatggcatcaccgacttgatggacgtgagtctgagtgaactccgggagttggtgatggacagggaggcctggtgtgctgtgattcatggggtcgcaaagagttggacacgactgagcaactgaactgaactgaactgaaggtaggcgaagggcttcccagctgctgctggtgataaagaacccacctgccaatgcaggatatgtaagagattttagttcgatccctgggttgggaagattcccctagtgaagggaatggctacccaccctagttttcttgcctggagaattccacggacagagtacagaggagcctggcaggctacagtcctcggcgatgcgaagagtcagatacaactttcatttttacttttcaggGTAGATGGGAAAAGTGATGAAGGTACCTCAGGTTCTCACATCACCAACCCCAGTCTTCCCCAGAATTTAGGTTCAAGTTCATAACCCAGCTTCTCCCCTCATTGTGCATCCTTCCCTCTCCAGAGGAACATGTTCTCTGGGCTTGATAGGTTCAGATGCCCCCAACCTGCTCCTCCTGCATCCTTCTCCTCATCTCAATTGATGGCAACCCTGTCCTAACAAGGGCTCAAGCCAAAACCTGGGAATCACCCTCAACTCCCCTCTTCTCCACCTCCTCTCCCACATCCGACACATCAGCCAGTACTGTTAACTCTGCCTTCAAAGTCTACCCTAAACCCGCGCAcatcctccccttcctccacctGGGTGCAGCCCCGGTGATGACTCACCTGGTCTCGGTTTCCCATCCTGGATCCCACAGTCTGTCCTTCCTGAAGTAGCCACCAGAGGGCACCTGTGAGCACCAGAGTCGGCCAGTTTCGTTGCACATAATGTCCtcaacaatagactgggaaagactagagatctcttcaagaaaattagagataccaagggggaatttcatgcaaagatggacacaataaaggaaagaaatggtatggacctaacagaattagaaggtattaagaagaggtggcaagaatacacaaaagaactatacaaaaaagatcttcatgatgcagataaccaccatggtgtgatcactcacccagagccaaacatcctggaatgtgaagtcaagtgggtcttaggaagcatcactacaaacaaagctagtggaagtgatggaattccagctgagctatttcacatcctaaaagatgatgctatgaaagtgttgcactcaatatgccagcaaatttggaaaactcatcagtggccacaggactggaaaaggtcagttttcattccaatcccaaagaaaggcaatgccaaagaatgttcaaactactgcacaattgcactcatctcacatgctagcaaaggaatgctgaaaattcttcaagctaggcttcaacagtacgtgaacagagaacttccagatggtcaagctggatttagaaaagtcagaggaaccagagatcaaattgccaacatctgttgggtcatagaaaaagcaagagaattccagaaaaacatctgctttattgactacgctaaagcctttgactgtgtggatcacaacaaactggaaaattcttcaggagatgggactaccagaccaccttacctgcctccctgagaaatctgtatgcaggtcaagaaacaacagttagaactggacatggaacaatggactcattcaaaattgggaaaggagtacgtcaaggctgtatattgttaccctgcttacttatatgcagagtgaagtgaaaatgaaagtcactcagtcgtgtccaactctttgtgaccccatggactatacagtccatggaattctccaggccagcatactggagtaggtggctgttcctttctccaggggatcttcccaacccagggattgaacccaggtctcccattttgtaggcagattctttaccggatgagccattggggaagccccagaatactagagtgggtagcctatctcttctccagtggatcttcccaacccaggaatcaaactggggtctcctgcattgcaggtggattctttaccaactgagctattagggaagcccctagtagcgagtacatcatgcaaaatgtgggctggatgaagcacaagctggaatcaagattgctgggagaaatatcaataatctcagatatgcaggtgacaccacccttatggcagaaaacgaagaggaactacagagcctcttgatgaaagtgaaagaggagtgaaaaagctggcttaaaattcagcattcaaaaaaccaagatcatggaagccagtcccatcacttcatggcaaatagatgggggaaacaatggaaatagtgacagactttattttcttgggttccaaaatcatggcagatggtgactgcagccatgaaattaaaatatgcttgctccatggaagaaaagctatgaccaacctagacagcatattaaaaagcaaagacattactttgccaacaaaggtccatatagttaaagctatggtttttccaatagttatgtatatatatgagacCTGGGCCATAAAGAATGCTcagtgacgaagaattgatgcttttgaactgtggtgttggagaaaactcttggagagtccctggacagcaaggagatcaaaccagttaatcctaaaggaaatcagtcctgaatattcattggaaagtctgatgctgaacctgaagctccaatacttgggccacctgatgtgaagaactgactcattggaaaaaaccctgatgttgggagagattgaaggcgggaggagaagggaatgacaaaagatgaggtggttggatggcatcactcacttgaTGGACTtaagtttgaccaagctccaggagttggtgatggatagggaagcctggtatggggcagtccatggggttgcaaagagtcagacacgactgagttattgaactgactgaatgtcctcaaggttcagcCCTGTTTT
It includes:
- the PLIN5 gene encoding perilipin-5, with translation MSEDEAAQAPGPSLWEQDQQSVVQRVAALPLIRATCSAVSEAYSAAKDRHPLLGSACRLAEHCVCDLTTRALDHAQPLLSHLQPQLATVNDLACRGLDKLEEKLPFLQQPSETVVTSAKGVVASGVTGMVGLARQGRRWSVELKRSVSHAMDVVLEKSEELVDHFLPMTEEELAALAAEAEGPEVGSVEEQRKHQGYFVRLGSLSTRLRHLAYEHSLGKLRQKKHHAQDMLAQLQETLELIHRMQCGVTPITPARPGKVHELWEDWSQRPLENGRRRHSQAELETLVLSRGLMEELQSTVDALETSVRGLPPSAQEKVAEVRRSVDALQAAFADARRFGDVPAAVLAEGRGSMARAHACVDELLELVVQAVPLPWLVGPFAPILVERPEPPPDLEALVDEVVGGPDPRWAHLDWPAQQRAWQAQHGEGTVLSGNIPEEEPEPPSRPKHTLMPELDF